In Fragaria vesca subsp. vesca linkage group LG1, FraVesHawaii_1.0, whole genome shotgun sequence, the sequence CAGAACGGAGCAAAGAATATTGTAAAGGATCTCGGTCTTCATTATGAGAAGATTGAGGCGTGCAAAAATGATTGTGTAATATATAACAATAAGCTTGCAGAAGCAGAGACATGTCCTAAATGCAAGCTTTCAAGGTGGAAGCCACAACGCACCACAATGAAAGAAAATAGGAAGAAGATTAAAAAGATTCCGTGGAAAATTTTGCGATATTTTCCCCTCACACCGAGACTTCAACGACTGTTTATGTCATCTAAGACAGCTCAAGCTATGATATGGCACTTTGAAGACCGTGTGAAAGATGGTGTTTTGAGGCATCCAGCAGATGCAGAGGCATGGAAACATTTTGATCAAATTCATCCATTATTTGACGACGAGCACCGAAATGTAAGACTTGGCTTGGCAACAGATGGATTTAACCCTTTTGGAAATATGAGTCCTAATCGTAGTACTTGGCCTATTCTGTTATTCCCATATAACCTTCCTCCATGGATGTGCATGAAAGAGCCTTACACCTTCTTATCCTTACTCATACCAGGACCAAGGGGTCCCGGCAATAATATTGATGTTTACCTCGAACCGTTGATCGATGAGTTGAACATTTGGTGGGAACATGGTGCAGAAACATATGACATATATACAAAGCAAAATTTTCAGATGTGAGCTGTAGTCATGTGGACAATAAATGATTTTCCTGGATACGGTTACATGTCTGGTTGGTGTACACAAGGGAGATTGGCATGTCCATGTTGTGCTTCAGAGACTCCTAGTCATAGATTGAAAAATGGAAAAAGACAATGTTATATGAGGAACTGTCGATTCTTAGCACCTGATCATAAATGGCGTAAACAACGGAAAGCTTTTGATAATACAAAGGAGATGAAATATGCGCCAAAAAGACAATCTGGCCAGGAAATTGTGGATCAACTTCAGAATTTGGGGGCAGTTGAACCTGGAGATAATCAGGAAAATCAAGTTATCCCCGGATTTGGAAAGACTCACAATTGGAAAAAAATAAGCATACCTTTTCGGTTGCCATACTGGAAAACACTTATGTTACGTCATAATCTGGATGTGATGCATATCGAGAAAAATATTTTCGACAATGTGGTCGGCACAATGATGAACATTGATAGAAAAACAAAAGATTCTTTAAATGCTCGTCATGATCTCCAAGCTATGGGTATAAGGAAAGATTATTGGCCTAGAGAGGAGGACGGCAAGCTAGTTTATGATCGAGCACCTTTCAAGTTGTCAGCTGATGATATCAAAGTTGTCTGTGAATGGTTATTGAAGCTGAAAGTTCCTGATGGATATTGTGCTAATATCTCCCATTGGGTGAATGATAAACGACGTGGTTTAACTGGTATGAAGACTCATGATTGTCACGTTTTCTTAAAGAGACTACTTTCGCTTGTGGTGAGAGAGTTACTGGCTAAAGAACCATGTGAAGCTTTGATTGAGCTTTCTTACTTTTTCAAGGAATTGTGTGCTAAAAATCTGAATGTCTCTGATTTGGAACTTCTTGATAATCAAATTGCAACAACTCTATGCAAGTTGGAAATGATATTTCCTCCTGCATTTTTTACCATCATGGTACATTTGTCAATTCATTTGGCGCGGGAAGCAAAAGTAGCTGGTCTTGTACAGTATAGATGGATGTATCTTATTGAAAGGTAACTAATCTAATTTAGATATTGAGTTTTTATTTTCTTTTATTGTTTTTAATTTATAATCATTTATCATAGTTATATATCTGACACTTCTCAAATATAATATTTGTTTGATCTCTTGGTAAATAGGTACTTGCATAAGTTAAATACTTATGTTCGTAATAAGGCCCATTTAGAAGGTTCTATGGCAGAAGGTTATTTGGCAGAAGAGTGCATCGCATTTCTTTCTTGATATTTATGTGAAGTTGAGACTAAATTTAACCGAGTGAAAAGAAACTATGATGGAGGTCAACCACGGAAAGACAAGACTCAGTTATCTATCTTCTCACTTCCGGGTAAAACTATTGGCAAATGTGTGTTGACAGTAATGTCTGAGGAACTTCATCATGCTGCTTCTCGTTATATCCTGACTAGTTGTGATGAAATGCTTACCTTTCATTGAGTAAGAAATCCTATCACCATAATTGTGTATTTAAATTTTTATGTGTTTGAGTTTTCTTTTTTTAAATTTTATAGTATTATACATGCAGGGAGCATAAGGATATTCTTCGTATACAATATGGTGATGATCAGGTGGATCAGTTGCACAAGAAAATTTTTGTGAAATGGTTTTCTGAAAGGGTAAAGACAGTCTTGATTTAACATATAACTTCTAATAATTATGTTAATTGTTTTTTGAAATGCGTTTGATTTTTCACATGTAGATCGAGCAATTATATGCAGAAGGAAAAGAGAGTGCTCAAATGTTTTCTTTGGCCCAAGGTTCTGGAAAGCAAGCAGTCTACTATAAAGGTTACAATATCCATGGGTTCAGGTTCCATACAGAACAACATGATGAGAATAAGAAAACACAAAACAGTGGAGTTATGGTCAAAGGAGAGAAAGAGATTAATTGTGTGCCTTGGTATGGAACCATTACAGACATCGTTGAGCTTTGGTATATAGATCAGAATAAAGTTATATTGTTTCACTGTAATTGGTTTGACACGGCTACCAAAGGCAAAGGTTATAAAGAAGACCGTTATGGCATATTGAGTGTCAACAATAAGGGTAAGTTGAATACCCAAGAGCCATTTGTGCTAGCATCCCAAGCAACCCAAGTTTATTATGTTGAAGGAATAAAAAATAGTACTTGGAGCGTCGTGGTGGAAACCAAACCTAGAAATGTTTTTGAAATGCCTACTGATGAAGAGGAACCGTATCAACAAGAAGAATCTCAAACAAGTCACACGTATGCAAATCGTAATGTGGAAGAAGACGATGAAGAATGAGGTATTAATTGTGCTTTAAGTTCATGTTGGTGATTTATGTCTGTGTGTGTATTAATTTTCCCATCTAAATTAACAAAATAATAACGAATTGTTTTGTGATTGTAGCACTGTGCTTTTGACAAGATATTGGAGTCAGGNNNNNNNNNNNNNNNNNNNNAAAAAAAAAGTTATATTTTAAATAAGGGTTCAAGGTTGTCTTTATATCGCCTATTAAAAAAGTAGAGTAACATATGTGTACTTTTCAATTCTTTTGAATGATCAAACATTATTTTTGAAGTGAAGTTTATTTTTTATTCTTTGAATAAAACATGGTTATCCTTTAATAATATTGAATATACTTTTTTTTTTATATTTCTGACAACTTATTATGTGTTGTCGGAATTAAACCTTTTATTTTTCGACGAATTTACGGCAAAAGAAAATCTCGTTGGAAAATGATCATTTATTTTCCGACCACATTGGACCTCATCGGTAAAATAATTAGCAGGAACCTTTGCAGCCAAATTATAATTATTTCCGACGACTTTTTTTGATAGATTGATTTTCGTCGGAAATAATTTTCATCAAAAAATTGTATTTCTGACCATTTCCGACAACTCGTAAGAAATTGTGTTATTTCCAACCAATAATTTGTTTGGTCAGAAAATGTTCGCCGCAAAAAAGGTTATGTGTTGTAGTGTCCTTGGATTTGCAAACTTGGAATATAAATTTATCTAACCATTTATAGAAATAATGGCAAAAAACAGTGACTAAGAGGTAACCTCTTTTGGTATCTCTGTTAGGTTGAAGGAGCCATTAATGGAACTCTCATCAACCCAACGCACTCTCTGATACTATCATAAACTTACAAAAACCAAATCCTGGTGAATAACATATAAGAATAAGCCACTATGCACACAAAATCATTATACAACATTTGGGTGCTACATATAATTGAAATTATATATCTATATCTATATATGAGTATAAATTCATCAAAAAAAAAAGTAGAGTACGTAGACATAAAGGGATGGGATTATAAACAAACCAACCTGAAAAAGATGATTAGAATATGAGTGGTAGCTTCACAATTAACACCACCTCGAATGGTAATCTACTCTACAAGCACACACATAGTTTCCTTGATCAAAAACCAATACAATAAGCCTAATTGATGAAATGAAAAACATAACGTTCAAACCTGCATATATATGAACATCTGTACAGGTATAAACTCAGAGCAACAGAATAACTAATAAAAGAGAGAATGAACTCACATAAACTATTAATTATGAGTCTGGTTAGTAGAAGTCTTGTTCTAGTCATATTTATCTATTACATAAAACCATAAAAAACCATAAACCCTGATGGAACTAATATAATTTGCATAGATTTGCATCATGTACCTAAATACATCTAGAAGTTTACAGTGCATAGATAAGTATACATATAGCTATGTGCCAATGTAGATCTTAACTTCTACAAATTTTGTACCTGCAATTCAAAAAGAGATAGATGATTACCTGCACTTACTATGGAAAGAGAAAATATTCCTAAGTTGATTTCTTCTCCTCAAATCCTCCAGCACAAAAATTAAAAATGCAATAGATGAGTGCTTACAAAAGAATTAGAGGAGCAAAAACAAGTTTGTACCTGCAATCTATTATTTTAACATCTGTATACCCACATTATGATCCAATGACAACCATTCCACCATCACCTTGCTCTTGCTCACTTTCTGGTCAAGGACTGCTCTCGAGTCCCTGAAATTTCTCACATACAAAACATCGATCATTTGGTAACATCACAAATTAGATATTAAGCCAAAACCCCAATGTAATCACACAAAATCTATGAAACTAGAATACATAATCCATTATTCATAATCCCTCACTGCAACTCTACACATTACTACAAAAAAAAAAAAGTGAGAACATGCAATGTAGCCCAGTGAGGCAATTTAACAAACATCTAGTGTGCATAAGATCAACATTCGACAAACATCCCAAGATGAAGCACCAGCCCTTCTCAATTTCGTCCTCGACTCCTTTAATATGAACACAACCCACTAAATCCAATACCCATTGTGAACATAACCTACCACACAAACCCCGCATCTCCAATATGAACAAAACCCAGCAAAAGCAAATTTCAAAGAAAATTCTATATTTGAACCCTAATTTCCCAAACCCAATCCAAGCAAACACTAAATCAGCTTACAATGAGTCAAAGAGCTTACCGGTAGAGACAACAGGGAACCCAAAATCTATGAGTGCGCACTGAAGTTCATCTTTTGTTAAACCCTAATTCCGCTGGCCGGCCGGTGGATCGAGGGTGGGAGATCGAAATGGGTTCTTCGTGGGGATGAGGTTCTTTTGGTTTAAGGGACTGAAGCGTTGAGATTTTAGTTCGCTTGAGGACAGATCTGGTTAAGGGCGTTGGGTTTTCAGTTTTCCCTTTGTTAAGAATGAGAGTTGTCGGGGAGAGAGAATGACAATTGAGTTCAAACCAAAAAAAGAGAATAGATAGTTGATTTAAGTAAAAACCACCGTCAGACAAATTTTTTTTGTTTTAATGAGACGATACTCTTCTGTCATCTTAAAATGTTCATATCAATTGTAAAATTTCTCTTGTTTTTAAGACGACAGATGGTTGTCGTCTCATGAACACGCTAGTTTTAACTGTCTGCGAGTTACTACATTCAAACGACAGAATTTTAAATGTCTGTCGTAAAATTTAATCAGACCAATAAAAACGACTTCTGTCGTCTGACCTGTCGTATGATTGTGAAATTGGCGTAGTGTGTTTTTATGGAAAAGACTTATTGCCTTTATGTGCAAGTAGTCTTTATGTGCCAAAAACACAATTATGATGTAAACTCCATCGATTGAAAATATCATAGAGAACCCATAGAAGTCTTCTCAACCTCGCATAAGCATCTACTCTGTCCACAATAAGAAAATTCATCCAAGTACATGCTCCTTTTCTTTCGGAATGGAGCATGCACTCACCTTAAGATGACATGTCTTTGCGGCGTTGTGAAACCTGCAGCAGAGTTAAAAACCAAATCCGTTACAAGATTTGGGCTCGGTGAGGAAACTCTAGCTAGCACCATTCATCTCAATTCCTCCACCGCTACTTGCACTATTAGAACCCATCATTTGCAGCGACATTGCAGCCGACCTTTTACGCAACACAATGCGTACACCAAAGTTAACCTCTTCATCTAAAGGACGACATGAGCACACGCTAAACCAGCATGTGTGATCAACCCACAAGTTATGCAACACCCAAAACATTTGTCGTATCAAAACTTGTGGCGAAACTCCACCGTGTGCTCCACTAGACACCATTGTTTGGTAGACAAAGCACGATTCAAAGGAATTTCAACCTTAATTCGTAACTTCTCCACCTTCTTGGCATTTTTATCGAATTCTTTGAAATCACCTCGCGTGTAACCTATCATGGATATGACATGATCATATCTGAAGGCATGAATGACATCTATAGTGTGATACAATACGACGTACGCCGTCACTAGCAACACATTTTCTATTGGCGTAACACCGTCAGAATAGGCCAGAGCCACTAGAGCCCGATGCTAACCCATGGAGCCCCCCTTCCACAGTTTATCACGATTAGCACGATCCTAAAAAATGAATAGAAACATGTGGCCCTCCGCTTTCTCTACCTGCAGCTTCCCATGAGGTCACCATGCATATAGGAACATCCCTAGGAACGGCCAGACTTTAAATTCCCAAGCGGTCAACAATTTTCCCCACAAGGATAAGCTTTGGTTGACATAGTCACTGGCTCTGCATGTTTACCATCTACCAGCGTCAAAGACGAGACGAGGTGTGTAACCATGGCGTCAGTGGAAGGCATGGTTGCGTTGCAAAAACTCATAGAAGCCCTAACCCTTTCACTAAGGAGAGCGACATGTAAGAGAAACCAATATCTATAGGTCTCATATATATAGTTAAGCATACCTAGCAATAGAAGTTAAGTTCTAATTTTCTCTAAATTCTTACTAATTTTAGTTGTACACTAATTACGGTCTCTAGGCAACTAGATTTACTTTTCATAGAGGGTTAGGGATTTAGTTCTTAGTTTCTATTGATCAGGCTCAATTGTTGAGTTTATATTTTGCAGTGACAGTTACATGTCAATTAGTTTGTTAGCTTAGGTTCAATCATTTTTGGTGCAAGATAATGATGGATGTAAGTGTCGTCTAGCCATGAATAAGTAAAGAAAATATCTATCTTCTAATGAAAAAAAACATATTCGAGTCTAACAAGTACTTATTATTCATCTTGCCCTGGTTTTTGGGTTTGATTTGGTTTGAGGTTTCTACATATTGTCAGATTTCATGCTCATTGTCTCTCAGCAGCTTGGGTTGTGTGCACCAATGCAAGGAATGGCTGACGTTGCCGGTGCTTAGTGGAGTATATGTCGGACTCAGATCTTTCTCTGCTTCCAGGCGACGAAGGTGGTGGCTTCGTCAAGGCGTTGGAAAGTTATCCTGTGCACTGGATTCCCTTCCTCGTATGGGTTAGGTCAGTTGCCCGAGGCTTTGAAGATGTAGTCAGGGTGCTGGTGCGGTTGTGGCGTGGTGGCTCTTTGCAGCTTGGTGGCGGCAAATGGTCGTTTGCGGCAACAGTGAGGTGTCAAATGTTTTGGGAGGCGTAGCTAGGATCGGGTTAGGCCAAAGTGTGTGAGCTTTTGCTTTTCTTCCCCTTGGGCAATTAGGTTGTTTTAGTTTTTACTTTTACTTTTTTAGTTTTTAGTCTGGGCTGCTAGTAGACTAGGGCATTTTTATTCTAGTTTGGGATTTGGTCTATTTCTAGGGTTTTTAGGTGCTCCTGCGATGCTCCCTTCAACATAGGGTGGTCTTAGGTGCTTTGAATAAGTTAGTTTGCGTAACATGTCTTGGTTACTCGGTTACTCTTTAAACTTTAAGGTTATGGTTTCCGACCTAGCTAGAGATTGCTTAGGTATGCTTAGGTAGTTTCGCATGGTTGTTTTTTACGTAGTGTGCGAGGACGGATCATGTTCATGTTATATTCCTACGTTCACTCAATATAGGGATTAACGTCCCCTTTCAAAAAAACAAAGGAATGTACGGAGTATTAAAAAACCCTAACTCGGGCGCTGCTCTAGGGAGAAAAAACCCTAGAGAGACAAAGGACACACAATGAGCATTTGGGCGCCTGTCCGGCTGCTCCTCATCACCGGCGATGGCCTCTGGCCTAGCTAGCGCACATCGGGTGAGGCCAGACGGGTTGTTTATTGCAAGGCAGCGTCTTAAGCTCGAAGTCTAGGATTAGAAGGTGTTCGACGTCTTTTCGGGTGGATTAGATTTGCTTAGTTGGGGAAGCAAGCCGGGATCAGAGGAAGATTCGGCTTTATAAGTAGACCTGTAAATGGACCGGATCTTGATCCGGACCCGCTCTGGATCCGTGATTTTTAAACGGGTTTAGATCGAAAATTAGACCGATTGATCCGTTAAGGACCCGGATCCGTTAACCCGTTTATTAAACGGATCTGATACGGATCGAGGTTGATCCGATCCGTTAAGGACCTGGATCAGTTTAAAAATAATTAAATAATATTTTTATAAATATAATATTATTGATAAATATTAAATAATATAATAATTATTTGGATAACCTAAACGTCTAAATTACGTCTAAAATATGATCATTTGATGAAGTTGAAGGTTACTGATGCGTATGTTCTTTTTATACACTTTGCTAAATACATTGGAGGTTTAGTATTTTGAATATATTAGTTTATTGTTAAGGAGTATTTTGGTCATGTAATTCAATTTTTGATGTAAACCTTTATTTTGTTATAATATTTCATTATTGTTTTATGAAAATTTATGATAAAATCAAGAAATTATTATTTAAAATTTGAAAATATTTTTAATTATAAACGGATCGGATTAACGGGTCGGGTATCTGTTTACCCGCCGGATCCGGATTTGGATCTAGCTATCAAAGATCCAGCAGATAACGGGTCAGATACGGATCCAAAATTTCTATTACAGATCCGGATCCGGATCTAGGTAGATCCGCTCCAGATCCGGTCCATTTACAGGTCTATTTATAAGGATCGGTGCGGCTGTGTTGGTCGAAAGGATTCAACGGTTGGCTAGATTTGAAGGCTTACTAATACTGGGATGAATCTCGATCCTGATGCAGCAGGTCCTTGTATTGCTGGAGGGAGGGTCCTAAAAGCTAGGCTTTATCGGGTGGACGACTATGGAGGCTCCACAGCGGCTCAACGCCGACGAGATGGTGGCGGGGTAGCTCTACCTCTATGTCGGGCCGGGAGATCTGGATACTTGGCTGGTATAAGTCTTTGGGCTTGGGGGTTGTCATTGGGCCCCTATTGGGCTGAAATAAAGGGTTAGACTCATTTTTAGGCCTTTCTATGTGTTTTGTTTTGTTTGTTTTGCTTTATTTCTATTTTGTTAATTTGCTTTATTTCTATTTATTAGTTTTGTAGGGGCTGAATGGGCTTCGTGCTGGTGTTGGCACTCAACAAGCCATGTCTACTTTAGGTAGGCAGCAAGTTCTTTGCTTCGTCAAATGGACGTTGTCGTCTAATGGTAGGGTGAAGCTAAGCTTCGTCAGATATATCTTCCAACGATAACATAGTTGAAAAACTGTTTTATTAGACATTAAGATGTATAAAAGTGTTACATGTCTACTGATCTTCCAGCATATCACCGCTATGTGAAAGCAAATAAAGTCATCATTAGTGTAGTACTCTTTGCAAATAAAGTGTTACTCTTTACCTGGTTGAAGACATGTTTGTAGAGACTTCTGATATTATTTTAGGTTTTTGTAATAAGGGGTTTAGACTCAATGTCGTCCCTTTTGTATTTGACAGTTTTATTAATTAAAGTTAAGCAGCCGCACCGGTTTTTAATTAAAAAAAACACAATAGTATTATTTTTATTATTATTATTATTAATGAATCGTAATAAGTAGTTATTTAAGAAAATTGGAACCTACTAGTACAATTTAAAAAAGCGAAAAGAAGAAGAAAAAGAGCAAAGAAGAAGAAAGACGATGATAGTAGAGATCTATAGCTGAAAGGAAAAATGGCACGGAGAGGCTATTCCAGACCCAGATTTCCGTCCCCACACCCCATTAAAATCAACCTAATCCTCATTTTTGCTTTCTTCTTTTTGGTCTTCATCTTCCACTCAAGGCAATGGCATCTCCCCGACGATGAACAAAAGCAACAAACTTTCTTCCACAATGGTTCCCAAACTGATCAGGTATCGTCCCCTCGCTTCTTATTTGAACTGGGTTTTTACTTTTTTCTTTATTTGGGTTTGTAATTCAATGAAAGATTGATACTTTAGGAACTGGCCAACTGGGTCATTGTGTTTGTGTTTAAAGGTTGATTGGGTTTGAGGGTAGTGAGTTTTTGTGAATGTCTTATTTGATTGCATATGAAGTAGGGACACTGAGGAAGTTGTGCATTTGGATCAAACTTTAGTTTCATTTTTGTTGTGATTGAGAAGTCACAACAAAAATGAATTATTTAGGGAAGACCTTGCTGAGTGTGTCCGGATTGGTGGAACTAGGAAACCGGGTATTTGGCAAAACTACGGATTAAGACAGGCTGCAAAAGAATGGTGGAGGCACACATACAAGAATGAAATGGACTTACGATAGCATAGTTGTAGTTCCACATCAGTAAGGCATTGTTATAATATGAGTAATGTGCTAAACGAAATATGTACTGCTCTAGAATTTGGAAACCCCTCTGAGTTCCTAGCTACAGTATTTCATTTTCCTAATATATGAAGGGCAACCTTCGTATTGGCCTTCCCCGATCCCCAACCCTTCTCAAACTATAGACTATATTAACGAGTAACTCTTTTCTTACGAAATGGTCACATGGCATTAAATAAGACTTTCTAGTCTGTTCAATTAGCACTTTCTTCCCCTTGTGGCTAAATACATAATTGTTAAATAACTTCCCTCTCCTCAATTTATTATTTTCTTTCTAAAAATGGCATTAAGCTTCCATTGTGCAGATGGCAGATGCAGACCTTTGGGATGCTCCTCATAGCTACGGTTTACGCCCGTGTGTCAAGCCAACTTCTAGATATAAAGGTAAGAATCATAGATGTCTTTTTCTATATGTAATATCTTTACTGTAGTACTGAATCCTATCCAGGAAGTCATCCTGGTAAAAGTTAAAAAACAGTTCTTTTTCATTGAATCATTGTATTGAATCCTACCCAGTAAGTAATGCTGGGAAAAGTTAAAGCACAGCTCTTTTTCATTCACAGTACTTATTTCTGTGCGTTCTTACTTTTGGAAAGAAACAGCTTTTTATTGAAACAAAAAGCAATGTACAAGGAGGCGGACTCTAGGTAAAGAGGGCAGCTAGGGATAAAGGCTTAGCAGCCCATCTGTTAATGCTAACTCAAAGCTTGGAGCTTTGGGGCTAATATTTCAACTGCTTGCTAGTTAAGAATAATGGAACAAATATTTTAATCCCTAAAGCCCATAGCGGTGCACAGAACTTAACTCTCTCCCACTGGTCT encodes:
- the LOC101293531 gene encoding uncharacterized protein LOC101293531, with translation MWTINDFPGYGYMSGWCTQGRLACPCCASETPSHRLKNGKRQCYMRNCRFLAPDHKWRKQRKAFDNTKEMKYAPKRQSGQEIVDQLQNLGAVEPGDNQENQVIPGFGKTHNWKKISIPFRLPYWKTLMLRHNLDVMHIEKNIFDNVVGTMMNIDRKTKDSLNARHDLQAMGIRKDYWPREEDGKLVYDRAPFKLSADDIKVVCEWLLKLKVPDGYCANISHWVNDKRRGLTGMKTHDCHVFLKRLLSLVVRELLAKEPCEALIELSYFFKELCAKNLNVSDLELLDNQIATTLCKLEMIFPPAFFTIMVHLSIHLAREAKVAGLVQYRWMYLIERYLHKLNTYVRNKAHLEGSMAEGYLAEEEHKDILRIQYGDDQVDQLHKKIFVKWFSERIEQLYAEGKESAQMFSLAQGSGKQAVYYKGYNIHGFRFHTEQHDENKKTQNSGVMVKGEKEINCVPWYGTITDIVELWYIDQNKVILFHCNWFDTATKGKGYKEDRYGILSVNNKGKLNTQEPFVLASQATQVYYVEGIKNSTWSVVVETKPRNVFEMPTDEEEPYQQEESQTSHTYANRNVEEDDEE
- the LOC101293241 gene encoding uncharacterized protein LOC101293241; the encoded protein is MNNEAFVKLLKLLKNAFPMCEKLPTTQNGAKNIVKDLGLHYEKIEACKNDCVIYNNKLAEAETCPKCKLSRWKPQRTTMKENRKKIKKIPWKILRYFPLTPRLQRLFMSSKTAQAMIWHFEDRVKDGVLRHPADAEAWKHFDQIHPLFDDEHRNVRLGLATDGFNPFGNMSPNRSTWPILLFPYNLPPWMCMKEPYTFLSLLIPGPRGPGNNIDVYLEPLIDELNIWWEHGAETYDIYTKQNFQM